A genomic window from Microscilla marina ATCC 23134 includes:
- a CDS encoding MaoC family dehydratase → MRLYEDINLDETESFERVITEDMVKHFAEISGDNNPLHLDEEFAKTTQFKSRIVHGALLSSLISATLFKFAGTGAIYSSQEVRFLRPVYLGDKVVVTVKVMSKEVKRRNGIVHLYAKCVNSQGKIVLDGKSEIIAPRREA, encoded by the coding sequence ATGAGATTATACGAAGATATTAATCTGGATGAAACAGAATCTTTTGAAAGAGTAATAACCGAGGATATGGTCAAACATTTTGCAGAAATATCGGGCGATAATAACCCGCTGCACTTAGATGAAGAATTTGCCAAGACAACTCAATTCAAATCCAGAATTGTGCATGGAGCACTGCTTTCCAGCCTTATTTCTGCTACTTTGTTTAAGTTTGCGGGTACTGGTGCTATCTATAGCTCTCAAGAGGTACGTTTTCTGCGTCCGGTATACCTGGGCGATAAAGTAGTTGTCACTGTAAAAGTGATGAGTAAAGAAGTAAAACGCCGCAATGGTATTGTGCACTTATATGCCAAGTGTGTCAACTCGCAGGGCAAAATCGTACTTGATGGCAAGAGTGAAATCATTGCCCCCCGCCGCGAAGCTTAA
- the bshA gene encoding N-acetyl-alpha-D-glucosaminyl L-malate synthase BshA, whose amino-acid sequence MNIGIVCYPTFGGSGVVATELGKALAQKGHKVHFITYSQPVRLDFFNENLFYHQVYIPNYPLFQYRPYELALTSKMVNVVKYEKLDLLHVHYAIPHASAAYMAKQILKSEGISIPVITTLHGTDITLVGKDPSFAPVVTFSINESDGVTAVSESLRKDTYSHFKIRNGIEVIPNFIDLERFKKQKKEHFKRAICPHGEKLLVHTSNFRKVKRIEDVLYTFSKVVKEIPAKLLLVGDGPERSNLEALCRELGTCEDVSFIGKIDAVEEVLSVSDLFLMPSEKESFGLAALEAMACEVPVVSSDAGGIPEVNVHGKTGFISKIGDVEDMAKNALFVLDDDNLPSFKANALARAKEFDLSQILPLYEGYYHKIVEKVKGAKV is encoded by the coding sequence ATGAATATAGGCATTGTTTGTTACCCCACCTTTGGTGGGAGTGGTGTAGTAGCTACTGAACTGGGTAAGGCGCTTGCTCAAAAAGGGCATAAGGTTCATTTTATTACTTACTCACAACCTGTTCGTCTCGATTTCTTCAACGAAAATCTTTTCTATCATCAGGTATACATCCCCAATTATCCACTATTTCAGTATCGTCCTTACGAGTTGGCATTGACCAGCAAAATGGTCAATGTGGTGAAATACGAAAAGCTGGACTTGCTTCATGTACATTATGCCATCCCTCATGCATCGGCGGCATATATGGCAAAACAAATTCTTAAATCAGAAGGCATTAGCATTCCGGTCATTACCACCCTGCACGGTACTGATATTACCCTGGTAGGCAAAGACCCTTCGTTTGCGCCAGTGGTTACGTTCAGCATCAACGAATCGGACGGAGTAACTGCCGTGTCTGAAAGCTTGCGCAAAGATACGTACAGCCATTTTAAAATACGCAACGGTATTGAGGTGATTCCCAACTTTATAGACCTCGAACGGTTCAAGAAACAAAAGAAAGAACATTTTAAAAGGGCCATTTGCCCTCACGGCGAAAAGCTGCTGGTACATACCTCTAACTTTCGTAAGGTAAAACGCATAGAGGATGTGCTGTATACCTTTAGTAAGGTGGTGAAAGAAATACCCGCCAAGTTGTTGTTGGTAGGCGATGGCCCGGAGCGCAGCAATCTGGAAGCGCTTTGTCGTGAATTGGGCACTTGCGAAGATGTGAGTTTTATAGGCAAGATAGACGCCGTAGAGGAAGTACTCTCGGTGTCAGACTTGTTTTTGATGCCTTCAGAAAAAGAAAGTTTTGGGCTTGCTGCACTGGAAGCCATGGCTTGCGAAGTACCTGTGGTGTCGTCAGACGCGGGCGGAATACCTGAAGTGAATGTACATGGCAAAACCGGGTTTATCAGTAAAATAGGCGATGTAGAAGATATGGCAAAAAATGCCCTTTTTGTATTAGATGATGATAACCTGCCCTCATTTAAAGCCAATGCCCTGGCAAGAGCTAAAGAATTTGACCTAAGCCAGATTTTACCTTTGTATGAAGGCTATTACCACAAAATAGTGGAAAAGGTAAAGGGAGCAAAAGTATAA
- a CDS encoding CAP domain-containing protein: protein MKHLFTTILITLLFSTGNAQNLHTAQGVSYLDATEAQVIYLMNVARHDGNQFIKKYLDKYVADKGMQGNRYVKSLYADLRKTKGVVPLLPSEKLTKAALFHAKDMGTTGEVGHNSSDGTSFVKRLRRYVSGAIAENCSYGHNDALGIVLQLLIDDGIPSLGHRKTILDPTYKYVGVAIEPHKKYRYNCVQDFSDRN, encoded by the coding sequence ATGAAACACCTTTTTACAACTATATTAATCACTTTGTTGTTTAGCACGGGCAACGCCCAAAACCTACACACTGCCCAAGGGGTAAGCTATCTTGATGCTACCGAAGCTCAGGTAATATACCTCATGAACGTAGCACGCCACGATGGTAATCAGTTTATCAAAAAGTATCTTGATAAATATGTGGCAGACAAAGGGATGCAAGGCAACCGATACGTAAAGTCGTTGTATGCCGATTTGCGTAAAACTAAAGGGGTGGTACCTTTGTTGCCTTCCGAAAAATTGACCAAGGCTGCTTTGTTCCACGCCAAAGACATGGGCACCACCGGAGAGGTGGGACATAACTCTAGTGATGGAACCAGTTTTGTAAAACGCTTGCGCAGATATGTGTCTGGTGCCATTGCCGAAAACTGTTCTTACGGGCACAACGATGCCTTAGGCATTGTATTACAATTATTGATAGACGATGGCATACCTTCGTTGGGGCACCGCAAAACCATACTTGACCCTACTTATAAATATGTGGGGGTAGCTATAGAGCCTCACAAAAAGTATCGTTATAATTGTGTCCAGGATTTTTCAGACAGAAATTAG